The genomic interval CCAGCAAGCGGGCGGCAAAATCGGCCCGGCCGGCCATGACCTTGATTGCCTTTTTCCAGGCGGCGTTCGGCAAAGTGTCGATCCGCATGTACACATGGTAGGGGCGCGGGCGGGAACCCCGCACCTGCGCTTTCACCAGGCCGGCACCCAGCAAGATCTCCTGCACGCGGCCGCTGCGGGCATAAGTGCGGCCCCGCTGCAACCGGCCGGCCCAGCCGAACGACTGCAGCACGGCAACCCAGCGTTGCCCCCACCAACTCACTCCAAATTCCTGGCGTCGCGCCATCTCCATCCCCCCTCCGCGCCTGGCGCCTGCTTCTGGATCGGCAGGCGATTCGTCCAGCGCCTCCGTGGACGTCGCGCCATCTCCATCTCCTCCCGCGGCGCCTGCTTCAGTCCGGATCTCCGGCCAGGGCTTGCGCCCGCAGTTGGAACAAATCGCGCAACTCGGCGGTGGACAGTTCGGTCACCCAGTCCTCGCCGCTGCCGATCACCTCGGCGGCCAGCGCCGTTTTCTGTTCAATCATCAGGTCGATTTTCTCCTCCACCGTTCCCACGCAGACGAATTTATGCACCAACACGTTCCGTTGCTGCCCGATGCGGAAAGCGCGGTCCGTGGCCTGGTTTTCCACCGCCGGGTTCCACCAGCGGTCGAAATGAAAGACGTGGTTGGCGGCGGTCAAGTTCAGACCGGTGCCGCCGGCCTTCAGAGAAAGGATGAACAGCGGCGGCCCGCCGTCCTGAAATCGCGCCACCATCTCGTCCCGGGCACGGCGCTGGACGCCGCCGTGCAGGAAAAGCACCTCCCGGCCGAAACGCCGCTCCAGGTGCAGCCGCAGCAAGGCGCCCATCTCCCGGAACTGCGTGAACACAAGCGCCCGGTCCCCGGTCGCCAACGCCTCGTCCAACAATTCTTCCAACCGGTTCAGCTTGCCGGAACGCCCGGCGAGCGAACCGCCGTCCTTCAGCAGATGCACCGGATGATTGCAGAGCTGCTTAAGCTTGCCGAGCGTGGCCAGGATGAGCCCGCGCCGCTCCATCCCCGCGGCGTTGTCGATCCGGTCCAGCATATCCGCGACCACGGCGGCATAAAGCGTACCTTGCTCCGGCGTCAGGTGGCAGAAAACCTTTTGTTCCTGCTTTTCCGGCAAATCAGGGGCCACGTTCGGATCGGTTTTCAAGCGGCGCAGGATGAAGGGCGCCACCAGGCGGCGCAACCGGGCGGTACGGGCCGCATCGCGGCCCCGCTCAATGGGGCGGGCAAAGTGTTCCTGAAACCAGCGCTGGGAGCCCAGATACCCCGGGTTCAGGAAATTGCTGATCGACCAGAGTTCGGAGAGGCGGTTTTCCACCGGCGTACCGGTCAACGCCAGGCGGTAGCCGGAGGCCAGCGCACCCACATGGCGCGCCTGTTTGCTCCCGGCGTTCTTGATGTGCTGCGCTTCGTCCAGAACGATCCCGTCCCATGTCACCCGCGCCAAGGCGGCGTGATCGCGGACAACCAGCCCGTACGTGCTGACCACCAAATCCCAGCGGACCGCTTCCCGTACCAGGTCGTCCCCATGCAGCCGCTGCGGACCGTGGTGCACCAGCACCCGGAGTCCGGGAGCGAACCGGGCCGCCTCCCGTTCCCAGTTCCCCACTACCGAGGTCGGGCAAACGAGCAGTGACGGGCCTTGCGCCCGTCCCTGCTCCCGGCGCCGCAGCAAAAACACCAGGAACTGGATGGTCTTGCCCAGTCCCATGTCATCGGCCAGGCAGGCCCCCAAACCCCACTTTTCCAAAAAACAGAGCCAGGAAAAACCACGTTCCTGGTATGCCCGCAACACTCCTTGAAAACCGGCCGGCACCGGCAGGGCCCCGGGCCGCTCCCCGGCGGTCAACTGCGCCAGCAAATCCCCCACCCAGCCCTCGCCAACGGTTTCGACCACCGGCAGCGCGCCCGGTTCGCCCGGTTCCGCCGCCGCCCCTTCATTCGGCGCCCGGCCCGCATCACCAGACAATCCGTAGCGGAGCGCCTCCGCCAGCTTCATCCGGCCCGCCCCGGTTTTCCGGCGCCACAGATCGGCCACCGCCGGTACCGTTTCCGGCGCCAACTCCACCCAGCGGCCGCGCAAACGGACCAGCGGCACCTTCAGGGCCGCCAGCCGGGCAAACTCCTCCCGGTCCAACAACTCTCCCCCCAAGGCCAGTTCCCAGTCGCACTCCACCACCGATTCCATGCTCAGCAGCCCGGATATCCCGCCTGCCGGAGAACGCCCGGCCCGACCCGGGCGCGGCGGGCGCAATTTCAAATGCAACCCCGGAGAAACCGCCTGACCGCACCAGGGCGGCAACTGAACCACAAAGCCCTGCTCCTGCAACCGCGCCGCCCCGGTACATATAAAATCGTAGGCCTCGGCGATGGAAAGACGGACAAAAGCCGGGCGGGCCGTGCGCAGTCCGCCGTCCAACGGCGGGAAAACCTGAGCGGCCAGTCCCAGGTCGGCCAGCAGTCTTTCCTGGGGACGCACAAACCGCCGCTGCAAAAACTCCAGATCCCGGCCCCGGGCGTTCCACACCTCTTCCGCCGGCACCAGCAGCGAGGGATCGTCCACTGCCTGCAGAAAAAACTCCAGCCGCCAGTCTTCATCCCCGTCCGTCTGCGACCATCCCGGTTCGGCCGGTTCCTCGGGTTCTCCCGGCTTCTCCGGCGCCACCAGCCGCAGGCAGGTGCGGAAACCGGCCTCCGCCGCTTCCACCTCCCGGGTCAGTTCGCCCTGCCAGGCCGCCAGGCCGGCCGTCAACGATTCCAGGGACCGCTTCGGTATCTTGAGCAGCGGTCGGCGGTCGCCCAGCGCCGCCATCCAAATCCCGGCGGGCGTGGACTGGTGATACAAAGACAGTTGGGTACCGCCGGCCTCCGCCAACCAACGGCGCACCGTGGCATCGATCACCGCCTGCAGGAAATCGGTCAGCAAATCCGGACCGCGGCGCGGCAGTACACCGCTGTCCGCCGCAAAAACCGCCGGATCGGCCGCCATCCGGCAAACGGGCGGCATTCGCTCTCCCAAGTGCGCCAAGCGTTCCGCATCCTCCGGCGCGTTCAAAACCGGACGCCAGCAGGCCGCCGGCACCAGTTTTTCCCGCGCCGGTTTTTCCCACGTTGGTTTTTCCCGCGTTGGTTCGGTATGGATCTCCACACCCGGCTGGATGCGCAACCGCTCCAGGAGATCCAGGGCAAACCGGGCCGCACGGCCCCAATAGAGCACATCGGCCGCCGGGAGCACTCCGGAAGAACCGTCCATCTCCGGCAGCGTCAACAACACGTCCAGCAACCGGGCCGGAAAAACCGCCGCCGCTTCCACCGTCCAGGGCAACAGCCGCAGCACCGGTTCCAGGCCTCCGCCGGAAGCATCCGGCCCGTTCACCGCACCTCTCCGGGCCGTCCCGGCGTGTTCCGCCCGCCGGTGCGGCCCGGCCGCCATCGCCGCGGGCGCAGAAACAGGCCGAGTCTCTGTAGACGGCAGCACCACCACCAGCTTGTCCGGCTCCGTCACGGGAATAGGGTCACGATTGTCCCAAAAAGGCAGCGCGTCCCGGAGTTGCACCGCTTCGACGGCGAACGGGTGCGCCGGCTGCCAGCCACCTTTGCGCCTCGCGGGCCGCCCCTTGCTCCCCTTGCTCCCGGAGGCATTGGAAGCCTTTTCCCCCCAAAAGTACATGCGCCCGGCTCCGGGACAGTCCCCCTCATTCACCCACACCGCGTGCAGCACAATCACCGCACCAACCACTCCCTAAATCCGGTCAACACCAACCAATATCCGCGATCCGCGCCCCGGTTCGCAAATTTAGCCCCATATCCCCAAACCATTGAAACTCCAAATGAATAGGTCTGGTTCAACGAACAAACTCGATTTCCTGCGGAGGTGAGAAATAATGCGGCGTCTTTCGGAAGGTTTGCGCCAGACATCGGAAGGTTTGGGCCAGACGACGGTCACTTGTTATCAAGTGACCGAAAGCCCCCGGTGCGGCCGCTGCATGACGGATTGCCTGGTGGTATTCACCCAGGCGGTGATGAACAAATTACTGATGGCGTTGGGAGCGGCCCTCCTCGAGCTGGATCACCGGGACGTCGAAGATCTTTTCCCCGGTGCGGTTCAATGGTTTTACCCTCGCCCGGCGGTTTTCGGAGTCCAGTTCCTCGATCCAGACCGGAAAACCGTTCAGCAGCACCTCGATGGTGTCGTCGGCGGCGACGATCTCGCGGGCCCTTTCAAAGTCCATTTTCATTTCGCTCCCTTTTTTTATGGCTTTCCAGTGGGTTGGTGCTTAGGAGATAGTCTTCCCCGCCACCGGGAAAAAACATCTTGACAGGTTCGTAGAAGATTCATAATATTAGGTTAAGTAGGGGGGAGTAGCTCTTAAGCAGCGGCGGACATCGTCAGCACGTCCTGCGTTAACGTGGGGCCGGTGCCGCAGATCAGGGCACAGAACGTATTTGTGCCTGATGAGCAAGACCTCTGCCAGGCGCGATGCTTTTAGACAAGCGTTCGTCCGGCAGGGGTCGTTTGTTTTAGTATCGGAAAGGAGATTGTCCAGGTTAGTATTTCGGAAGCTAAGCAAATATAACCCTGTATTGGGTTAAGTAGGGGGGAGTAGCTCCCGGCAGCGGCATCGTCAGCACGTCCTGCGTTAACGTGGGGCCGGTGCCGCGGATCAGGCGCACAAGACGTATTTTGTGCCTGATGAGCAAGACCTCTGCCAGGCGCGATGCTTTTAGACAAGCGTTCGTCCGGTGGGGGTCGTTCGTTTTTTCTGATGAACGCAAAAACAGTGCCGGGAGGTGAGTAACGCCGATACTCAGGTGAAGGCGGCTTAAACGCCGTGCTCTTGTCGAGCGGGGGAACCTGCACGAATCCGAACCTTGACCCTTCAGGGAAATCTTACCGCCAAAGGAGGTGCCCGGCCCTTATTATCAGGGGATGCAGGGGATGAAAAAATAAACTTTAATTTTGTGATGGAGGTATTGCCGTGTCTCAAGCTACTTTAAACCCGGTAAATGCAAATTATGTTGAAGGCATTCGCAAGGCTCTCCCGGGCTTGATTCTGGTGGCCGCGCTGGGCGGGTTCGCCTTCTGGGCGGACGGTTACATATTTATGTGAAACATTTTCTCATAGGTCCCAAAAATATTCCTTAATTAACGGGGGTGTGATAAGAAATGAAAGGACAGGCTCCTCGTCCTGCGGACGATGTGGTGGTGCTGGATGAATCCCCTAAAAAAGGATTTTCGGAACTCTTTAAAAGCGAGGATTATTGGGCCATTTGGTTGGGTGCCGTCGTTTTGCTGATGGGGTTGTTTCTTTACGTGGTCCTGGGTCCGGTGACCGATGCCCGTCAGAAGATAGACGAATACAATGCCGTTATGGCCGCGGAAGCCCAGAGAGCCCCTTTTAAAACCATGGCCTGGCACCAAGCCCGGGAGGCTAAGGAAAAAGTAACCACCAGATCGGAGCCGGCCAAAATACTGGAACAATATCTGGCCCGGCCCGGCAGATGGGATACCAGCCCCGCGGCTTCATTCTACCTGAGCCCGGAAGAGGCCAAAGCCGTCAGTGAGGCCAACAAACCCAAGTTCGAGGCGGCCCAAAAGGAAAGGGAGGAAGCGGAGGCAAAGGCTAAAATAGCCGAGGCAGACGCTGCCGCCGCCGGTTATAAGGATGCCGCTCTAAATGCTCAGGCGGGGTCACAAATCGACGCATGGATAAAGGCCCGGGAAGCGGAAGCAAAGGCGAAAAAAGCCGCCGAAACCAAACCATATAATCACTTTGTATCTCTGGGCGTACTGTGCGTGGCCCTGGGACTGTTCTTTTCGATCGGCATGAAGATAATGGGCGCCAGTCTGCGCCGGTTTTTGCTCGGTTTTCCTTTTGTGTTTCTCCTGGCGGCACTGGCCTATTTCCTGGCCGCCCAGGTTGACATCAGGGCGTGGGGATTGGAGTATGTCCTCTGGGCCATTATCATCGGCCTTTTGATCAGCAATACCGTCGGCACCCCCAAGTGGGTGATGCCGGCGGTGCAAACCGAGTATTATATTAAAACAGGCCTGATTCTACTGGGGGCCAGTATTCTTTTCGGCAAGATCATTCTGGTGGGGCTCCCGGGATTGCTCATTACCTGGGTGGCTTGCCCGGCGGTGCTGATCTTTACGTACTGGTTCGGCCAGCGCATATTGAAAATGGAATCCAAGACTCTGAACATTGTGTTGTCCGCCGATATGTCGGTGAGCGGCGTGTCGGCGGCCATAGCCACCGCCGCCGCCTGCCGGGCCAAAAAAGAGGAACTTACCCTGGCCATCGGCATCTCCATTATTTTCACTTCCCTCATGATGTTTGTCATGCCTGCTGTGGCCAAAGCCGTGGGAATGCACCCGGTGCTGGCCGGCGCATGGATGGGTGGTTCCATTGATTCCACCGGGGCGGTGGTGGCAGCGGGCGCACTGCTGGGAAACGAAGCCATGACTGTGGCCGCCACCATCAAAATGATCCAGAACATACTGATAGGGATCGTGGCCTTTGGTGTGGCGGCTTACTGGACCACGGTGGTGGACCGCACCCGCGCCGGCGAAGTGGAACTCACCGCAGGCGCAGCAGTCAGGGAGATTTGGAAGCGTTTCCCAAGATTCATCCTGGGCTTTTTGGGGGCTTCCCTGGTATTCTCCGCCATTTATCAGTACCTGGGCCCGGACATGGGCAAGGCGGTGCTGGACGAAGGAATGATCAGGGGTTGGAGTTCAATCCTGCAAGGCTGGTTTTTTGCCTTGGCTTTTGTATCCATCGGCCTGGGGACCAACTTCCGGGAGCTGAAAAAATACCTCAAGGGCGGCAAACCGGTAATACTCTATATTGTGGGTCAGTCCGCCCAGTGGATAATCACCCTGGTCATGGCCTACCTGCTGTTCTTTGTACTGTTTAGGAGTATTACGGATAGGCTCATGATGTAACCTCCGAAGCACAATGGCAGAATGCGGAATACGGGGAATGATGATGGAAAAGGACAGATATGCCGAAAGACCCGGCGGACCCAAGGGTCCGCCGGGCACAAACAACAAATGGCTCGTTTTTTTGCTGACGGTGTCGCTCCTGATGATTTTCGCCTTTGTGTTGCTTCCCGGACTCCCGGGCCTCTTGGGCCTCAAGCATAGCCATAATCTGATCATCGAAGAGGGTATCGAAGCGGGGGCTTTTTTTTACCCCGATGTAAAAAAAGTCGGGGAAGCCGAGTCCTACTTGCGGGATTCCCGCGACTACGCCCCACCGGGGTGCGACATTTCCCAGTAATACCAATGCTTTTCCGGATTACGTTTTTTGGCGAAAACATCTTGACAGGCCCCAAGAAAAATCATAATATTAGGGTAGGTAGGGGGGAGTAGCTCCGAGTAGCGGGCATCGTCAGCACGTCCTATGTTGTGTGGACCGGTGCCGCAAATCAGAGTGTTGGTGTATTATGTCTGATGAGCAAGACCTTTACCAGGTATGGCACTTTTATGCAAGTGCGTCTGGTAGGGGTTTATTTATTTTTATTGTTTCTACTACTAACTGACCAATAACTGACCGAAAAGGAGATTATCCATGCCGACATCTTCACGGTGGCACTGCCTGAGCGTTGAAGAAACGCTCGGGGAACTCAAGACGTCGCAGAGTGGACTGACCTCGGAAGAGGCCCGGGAGCGCCTTGCCGTCTACGGCCGCAATGAGCTGGAAGAGAAGAAAAAGAGGACGCCACTCATGATGGCCCTGGACCAGTTCAAGGATTTCCTGGTCGTCGCGCTGCTCATTGCCGCGGTTGTCTCCGGCGTCGTTGGGAAGCCCACCGCCTCCCTGGCGATTCTCGCTATCGTGATCTTAAACGCGATCATCGGCTTTATTCAGGAGTACCGGGCCGAAGAGGCCATGGCGGCGCTGAAACGAATGGCGGCGCCCCTCGCCACTGTCCTGCGGGACAATGTGCCCGCGCAGGTCAAAGCCGCCGAGCTTGTTCCCGGAGACCTGGTGCTGCTGGAGGCGGGCCAAATCGTACCTGCGGATCTGCGCGTGGTGGAAACGGCGAATATGCTGGTGGAGGAGGCCGCCTTGACCGGGGAATCCGTTCCCGTGGAAAAGCACACCAGAAAGCTTCGCGACCCCCATCTCCCCCTCGGCGACAGAAAGAACATGGCCTATCTGGGGACCGTGGTCACTTATGGCCGCGCCTCCGGGGTCGTCGTCGCCACGGGCATGGGCACGGAAATGGGGACGATCGCGACCCTGCTTCAGGAAGAACAAGCGGCGAAAACCCCCCTTCAGCAGCGGTTTGCCGTTTTCGGCAAGCGGCTGGCGGCGGCGATTTTCGTGATCTGCGCCGTCATATTCGTGGCGGGTCTGATGCGGGGAGAGCCGGTCTTCCTGATGCTGCTCACCGCCGTCAGTCTTGCCGTGGCGGCCATTCCCGAGGCCCTGCCCGCCGTTGTCACCATCACCCTGGCCATCGGCGCAAAGAAGCTGGTAAAACAGAATGCCCTGGTGCGAAAGCTGCCCGCCGTCGAAACCCTCGGCTCCGTAACCTATATCTGTTCGGACAAGACCGGCACCCTTACGCTCAACAAGATGACGGTGGAAGAGGTGTACGCCGAAGGACGTCTGGCGGCGGCCGAGGAACTGCGCGGCGCTCCTTCGGCCGCGCATGCGGCATCCTCCTTTACCACGCTGCTCACGGCCATGAGCCTGTCGAACGATGTAAAGGTCGGCGCGGGCGGCGCCGTAAATGGCGACCCCACCGAGGTGGCGCTTTTTGCCCTGGCGGAGGAGAGCGGGTTCGGCAAGGCCGCGATGGAGAAAAAGTACCCGCGCCTCGCGGAATTGCCCTTTGATTCGGACCGCAAGCTCATGACCACCTTTCACGCCTGGGAGGACGGGAAGATCGTCTCGTTTACGAAAGGCGCGGTCGAGGTGGTCTTGGACCAAACCGAGGGGATGCTCACGGCGCAGGGCGAGACCGCCCCCATTTCTCCCGAGGTCGAATGCGTGAGCGAGCAGATCGCCGGGGACGGGCTGCGGGTCCTGGGCTTCGGGATGCGGATCTGGGAGAGGCTCCCCGACGACCTCTCACCCGCCGGCGTGGAGACCGGGCTCACCCTGATCGGTCTCGCGGGCTTGATGGACCCGCCCCGGCCGGAGGCGGTGGATGCCGTGGCTGTATGCCGGTCGGCCGGCATTACGCCCGTGATGATCACGGGCGACCACCCGGCCACGGCGCTTACCATTGCGCGGCGCGTCGGCATCGTGACGGACGGCGCGGAGACGGTGATGACCGGCCGGGACCTCGAAAAATTGCCGCCGGAGGCGTTCGAGGAGCGGGTCGAGCACATCCGGGTTTATGCGCGCGTGGCGCCGGAGCAAAAACTCAGGATCGTCAGGGCCCTGCAGGACCGGGGCCAGTTCGTGGCCATGACGGGCGACGGCGTGAACGACGCGCCGGCGCTCAAGCGGGCGAATATCGGGGTCGCCATGGGGATCACCGGAACGGACGTGTCCAAGGAGGCGTCGAGTTTGATTCTCCTTGACGACAACTTCGCGACGATCGTAAAAGCGGTGAAGGAAGGACGGCGCATTTACGACAACATCCTTAAATTCATGAAATACTCCCTGACCTGTAACGCGGGGACCGTCTGGGCCGTGTTCCTTGCGCCCTTTTTCGGACTGCCTCTTCCCCTTCTGCCACTGCAAATATTGTGGATGAACCTCCTGTGCGACAGCCTTCCCGGGATCGCCTTGACCGCGGAGCCCGCCGAGAGCAGGGTGATGCAACGTCCTCCCCGCAGGCCGGACGAGGGAGTCTTCGCTCAAAACCGCGGCCTTTTCATTGTCCTCTTCGGGCTGGTCATCGGCGCCTCGGTCCTTCTTTTTCAGGCCTACAGCATGCACGCGGGGCTGGCGTGGCAGACCATGGTATTCACCGCGCTGGTGCTCGGAAGAATGGCGGCCATCCTGGCCATGCGCTCGGAAAATGACTTGCTGCTCTCCATCGGTGTCTTCAGCAACAGGTCGCTCCTGGGCGCGGTGCTCCTCGTCGTCCTGCTCCAGATGGCGGTCGTGTATCTGCCGTTTGCAAACGACATATTCGACACCACGCCGCTTACGTTCCACGAGCTGGCGCTCACGCTCGCCCTGTCGGTCGTGATGTTCCTGGCCCTCGAGGTTGCAAAGGCGTTCAAACCGCGGGCCCGGCTGCAACCGTATTCAATGTCGTAGTACGGGTGGTCGCCGCAAACCGGCCAACAAACCGGGGTGGGCCGCGTCAGAGCCTGAAAAAGAAAGGGGGGCCTTCATTAAGGAAGGCCCCTCACGAGTTGGTTTCGGCGGGACGCATGGGCAGCGGCCGGCGCGCGGCGGCGGCTGGGAGCGCGGGGGGCGCGGCCGGGGGCGCAACCTGAGAAATAACCAGTTGCGGCTATTTTCACGCAGCGGGCGTGGAGCTTTTTTCTGCTCCCAGTCCGGGACAGCCGCCTTTTCTTTTGACCTAGCCCAGGATCGCCGCCAGGTCCTGGTCCGGCGTGGTGATCGGCTTGAGGTCAAAGGCCTTGACCAGCGTTTCCAGGACGTTTGGGGAGACAAACGCCGGCAGGCTGGGCCCCAGGCGGATATTCCTGATCCCGAGGTGCAGCAGGGTGAGCAGGATGGCGACCGCCTTCTGCTCGTACCAGGACAGCACCATGGAAAGCGGCAGGTCGTTGACGCCGCACTTAAAGGCGCCGGCCAGCGCCACGGCGATCTGGACGGCGGAGTAGGCGTCGTTGCACTGCCCGATGTCCAGCAAGCGCGGGATGCCGCCGATGTCGCCGAGCTTTTGATCAAAGAAACGGAACTTGCCGCACGCCAGGGTCAGGACCACGGTATCCCGGGGAGTCTTGGCCACGAACTCGGTGTAGTAGTTGCGGCCGGGCTTCGCCCCGTCGCAGCCGGCGACCAGGAAGAAGTGCTTGATGTCCCCGTTCTTTACGGCGGCGATGACCTTGTCGGCCACGCCCAGCACGGTGTTGCGGGCGAATCCCACCAAGACGCTTCCCCGGTCCTCGTCGGCGGCGAAACCGGGCAGCGCCAGCGCCTTCTCGATGACGGGGGCAAAATCCCCGCCGGCGATATGCTTGACTCCCGGCCAGCCGACGACGCTGGTGGTGAAGATGTTGTCGGCGTAGGCGTCCTTCGGTTCCTGGAGGCAGTTCGTGGTCATCAGAATCGCCCCGGGAAACTGGGCGAACTCCTTCTTCTGGTTCTGCCAGCCGGTGCCGAAGTGCCCGTAGAAGTGCGGGTGCTTTTTGAGTTCCGGGTAGCCGTGGGCGGGCAGCATCTCACCGTGGGTGTAGACGTATACGTCCCGGCCCGCGGTCTGCTGGAGCACCGCCTCCAGGTCCTTGAGGTCGTGACCGGACACCAGGAGGCACTTCCCCTGCTTGTGCCCGAGGGGCACCGCGGTCGGAACCGGGTGGCCGTAAGTGCCGGTGTGGCCCGCGTCCAGAAGTTCCATGGCGCGCAGGTTGACCTCGCCGCACTGCAACGCCAGCCCGACCCAATCGTCAAGCGTCAGGGCCGGATCGGTCAGGGCGGCCAGGGCCCGGTGGATGAAGGCGTAGACCGCGTCGTCCTCCTGCCCCAGGGCTTGCGCGTGCAGCGCGTAGGCCGACATCCCGCTGACCCCGATGACCGTGATCGACTGCAGGGACTGTACGTCCGGGTCGGCGCCGCGATCGTAGGGCAGGCCCACCTCTTGCCCCTGACGGATCAGGCCGTCCAGGTCGGGAGCCGGCTGGAAGGAGGCCGCCGGATCGGAGAAGCCGGTGTTCCCGCCGGCCAGGCGCACCTTTTCCCGGAGTTGGGCCGTCAGCGCGGCGCACCGGCGGATGAGCGCCTCCAGGCGCGCCGGATCGAAGTTGACGTTGGTCAGCGTCGCGAACAGGCCCTCGGTGGTGAACCGGTCGGCCTCCCGGTCCACGACCCCCACGCGCCGCCCCTCGTGGGCGTAGAGCGCCAGGCCCTTCACCGCGTGGAGCAAAAGGTCCTGAAGCGCGGCCACCTCGGGCTTCTTCCCGCAGACGCCGGTAACGGTGCAGCCCTTACCCTGGGCGGTCTGTTCACACTGGTTGCAGAACATCTTCATTTCTTTTTTCCTCTCCCTTCGGTTTTTTGGGGGTTTTAAAACCCCCGGAAGACACTTGCCGGTTCAAAATGCTGGGCTTGTTGGAATCGCTTTTAGCTTGGGCGCATCTGATTGGGTGGTCGCAAAGTCTTTGTGCGTCTTGTGCCTAATCCCCCCATAATCCCCCCTTAGATGTAATGGATGATATTTGTCCTCTATGCCCGAAAAAAATTTGGTCCCGTGCTCAGGCCGGGGCGCCCCGGGCATCGTGCCCGTGCCCGGACCGCTCCAGCGCCACGATCTCCGCGAAAGTCTTGCTGTTGAGTTCCGCCACGAGGGCCTGCTGGGCGCTGGTCAGGATGCGGTGGATATGGCACGTGCCCTTGTTGGGGCACTCGTTGCCGTAGGCGAGGCAGACGTTTATCGCCAGCGGCCCTTCGATCGCCGTAATGACGTCGCCCAGGCGGATCTCGGAACTGGGGCGGGCCAACCGGACGCCCCCCTGGACGCCGCGCTGGGTGTGCACCAAACCGGCCCGGGCCAGGAGCTGGATGGTCTTTTTCAGGAAGTCTTCCGGGATCTCCTGGCGTTCGGAGATCACCTTGGCCGGCAGTATTTCGCCGAAGGGCAGCCGGGCCAACTCCAGCAGGGTGTGAACGGCGTATTCCGTTTGACGGGTGATCTGCACGGTGCGCTCTCTCCTATAGAGGACTAAAATCATCCTATTTATCTTATACTACAACAGAAGCATAAGGCAACGCAAGTGCCAAACGCAAAAATTTTAGAAAGCAAGTACCGGTCGGTGCGACATGCCCTGCTCAGATCGGCCGCCGGGGTTTTGCAGCAGGTT from Bacillota bacterium carries:
- the hcp gene encoding hydroxylamine reductase, producing MFCNQCEQTAQGKGCTVTGVCGKKPEVAALQDLLLHAVKGLALYAHEGRRVGVVDREADRFTTEGLFATLTNVNFDPARLEALIRRCAALTAQLREKVRLAGGNTGFSDPAASFQPAPDLDGLIRQGQEVGLPYDRGADPDVQSLQSITVIGVSGMSAYALHAQALGQEDDAVYAFIHRALAALTDPALTLDDWVGLALQCGEVNLRAMELLDAGHTGTYGHPVPTAVPLGHKQGKCLLVSGHDLKDLEAVLQQTAGRDVYVYTHGEMLPAHGYPELKKHPHFYGHFGTGWQNQKKEFAQFPGAILMTTNCLQEPKDAYADNIFTTSVVGWPGVKHIAGGDFAPVIEKALALPGFAADEDRGSVLVGFARNTVLGVADKVIAAVKNGDIKHFFLVAGCDGAKPGRNYYTEFVAKTPRDTVVLTLACGKFRFFDQKLGDIGGIPRLLDIGQCNDAYSAVQIAVALAGAFKCGVNDLPLSMVLSWYEQKAVAILLTLLHLGIRNIRLGPSLPAFVSPNVLETLVKAFDLKPITTPDQDLAAILG
- a CDS encoding Rrf2 family transcriptional regulator — its product is MQITRQTEYAVHTLLELARLPFGEILPAKVISERQEIPEDFLKKTIQLLARAGLVHTQRGVQGGVRLARPSSEIRLGDVITAIEGPLAINVCLAYGNECPNKGTCHIHRILTSAQQALVAELNSKTFAEIVALERSGHGHDARGAPA